The genomic window GGACGCCAAGATTTCATCTTGGGCTAGCGGTTGTTCTTTTAACGCTATAAATGTGTACCAGAATGTGGTGAGGCAGCCGATGGCCAACCCGGCTGAAAAAATTACTCGGGTTGTAAATTTCACTTTCTTGTTCATGATTTGGTTCTCCTGATTGACAAGAGCACCCTACAGGTCGCCCGGTAAATTTCGGGTGAAATTTCCGGTCGAAGCATGTGCGATGCACTATTGTCATGACGGGGGAATGGTCGGTCCTCAGGTGGTGGGTTGTATCAGTCCATCCGGGCTGGCGGTGCACCTGTTAAGGCTCAGGACCTGATACGCTGGCTGGTCGCCGCCTGACTCACGCGAAAATACGAAGCAGGGGCGACGGCCCTGGTTACACCTTTTCCCCCTGCTGCCACTTTTTTGCCGTGGACAGCAACCGCACGATATCCGCTGCCTTGCCGGTCTGCCCCTGCATCATCGCGACAATGCCGTGCATCGCGAGTAATCGCCGGTTGATTGCCTCCTCCCCACCGCTGGCAGCCTGCTGGAATGTTTCCAGCATGGCCTTGGCGCCGGGGAGGCCATCGCTTTCATAGGCCAGCAGCAGTTCCACGGTTTTTTCTTCACCGGTAACTTTTCGCGGGACCGGTTGATAGCCCAATGTCTCCACCATTTGCTCGGCGAGTGCCCATACCGACCAGGGGTTTTGTCCGGTGACCAACCTGCCATCAGTGCTGACCTGGCGCAGGTAAGTCGGGCCCGCCTCGAACACGGCGCCGTTTTCCCGCAGCCGGGATTCGAGCATGAAGGGAAATACCTGCTTGGCATCCGGAATCAGGAACAGCTCCTCCTCGTTGGTAAAGCTGCTGATACGGCGTCCCTGCAACAACGGTACTCCGGGTTCCAGCTCTATGTCGGTAAGCGCTGCCGGTCCGTGGCAGACCGCGCCGACAACACCGCCATCGCCATAGATGGATAGCACCAGGCTATGGATATCTGTATTTCCGGGGAAGTCGAA from Microbulbifer aggregans includes these protein-coding regions:
- a CDS encoding type 1 glutamine amidotransferase domain-containing protein: MAKKILTTILFSVALLAGAGFWLKSLIPPPPDHQALAQTQPGDIPYLQQPRPSDGRGRILMVVTSASTMGEHGKGTGYELTELARSYYVFTANGFTVDIASIRGGEPPAVIDRDDMGPIEYAFLNDRQARAKLHGSIPIENANADDYRGIFFVGGKGAMFDFPGNTDIHSLVLSIYGDGGVVGAVCHGPAALTDIELEPGVPLLQGRRISSFTNEEELFLIPDAKQVFPFMLESRLRENGAVFEAGPTYLRQVSTDGRLVTGQNPWSVWALAEQMVETLGYQPVPRKVTGEEKTVELLLAYESDGLPGAKAMLETFQQAASGGEEAINRRLLAMHGIVAMMQGQTGKAADIVRLLSTAKKWQQGEKV